The Planctomycetota bacterium genome segment GATATAGCGGCTGATCTGCAAAGGTGTCAACGCATCGCCACCCGGCGCAGCTGCCCCAGGTTGGGTTTCCGGCGTCGACGAATGTTGTCATAGCTTAATTTCGACCGAAGTTACGGCTTAATTCGAGCGTACGCCCGGTCGGTTCGGTTGCGTAATCTAGCGAAGCCTCCGCCCCCACTTGTTAGGGCTGGCCGGGTGTCGACAGCGGGCCTCAATGACTCGCCTTGGCGCTGTTCGAGAGCCGCCGATCGCGAACCGCCGTCAATGCTAGCAGATCGCGACCTGGAATGCGTCGTAAAATCATGCTCCGCCGCATCTTGCCAGCTTTGGGGCTAATGGGCTAAAATCGTGGTTTCGCGCCGGCCAGCTATCAGCAGTCTGGATCAGCATACCGGCGCATGCCTGCCCCCGTGGCAGGCTGGGTATCGTTCTTCCCCCCAACAGGCCCCTCGCGGGGTCGGTCCATGTTCGAGTCGTTGCAGGAAAACCTGAGTGATGCGATCCGCCGCCTCAGTGGCAAGGCGGTCCTCACCGAAGCGAACATGCGCGAAGGGCTGGCGCTCGTCGAGCGCTCGTTGCTCGAAGCCGACGTCAGCTACCAGGTCGTCAAGGACTTCATGGCCCGAGTGTCGCAAGACGCGGTGGGCGAGAAAGTCCTCAAGTCGCTGAACCCTGGCCACCAGGTGGTCCAGTCGGTCTATCGCGAGCTGGTCGATCTGATGGGTCCGGTCGATCACTCGCTGCACCTCAAGCCGACCACCACGGTGTTGATGATGTGCGGCTTGCAGGGTGCCGGCAAGACGACCACGTGCGGCAAGCTGGCGCGGATGATTCGCGACCGCGGCCGCAAGCCGATGCTGGTCGCCGCCGACTTGCAGCGCCCCGCCGCTATCGAACAGTTGAAGAACCTGGGCGCGCAGCTGGGCATTCCCGTCTATAGCGAGACCGGCGCGACCGATCCCGTGGCCGTCTGCCAGAACGCCGTCAAGCAAGCGACGGCCGACGGCGTGCAAGTGGTTATTCTCGATACCGCCGGCCGGTTGCACATCGACGACGAGTTGATGGAGCAACTCAAGAAGATTGACCGCCGGGTCGAACCCGGGCAGGTCTACCTGGTGGTCGACGCCATGACCGGCCAGGACGCGGTGAACAGCGCCAAGGCGTTCAACGAAGCGCTCGAGTTGGACGGCGTCATCATGACCAAGCTTGACGGCGACACGCGCGGCGGCGCGGCGTTGAGCGTCAAGGCGGTGACTGGCGTGCCGATCAAGTTTGTCGGCACCGGTGAGCACCTGGACTCGCTCGAGGAGTTCCATCCCGATCGGATGGCGGGGCGCATTCTGGGCCAGGGGGACATCCTGACCCTGGTCGAGCAGGCCCAGCAGAAGTTTGATCAGGACGAAATGGCCCGCCAGCAAGAAGCGATGGCCAAGGGGCAGTTCACGCTCGAACATTTCCGCCAGATGATGGACCAGACCAGCAAGCTGGGCCCGCTGAACAAGATTATTGGCATGATTCCCGGCATGGGCGCGATGAAGAACATGCTGGGAGACGTCGACACCGACAAGCAATTCCGCCGCCTGCGCGGGATCATCGACTCGATGACCCCCGAAGAGCGCCGCAACCCGACCAAGTCGATCGACCAGAGCCGCCGTCGCCGCATCGCCTCGGGCGCCGGGGTCGAGCCCGCCGAGGTCAACGATCTGGTCAAGCAGTACGACGTGATGGCCGGACAGATGAAGGCCATGATGTCGATGGGCATGGGCGGCAAGATGAAAGCCATGCGCGAGATGCAATCGCAGATGATGGCCTCGCCCACCGGCGGACTGGCCAAGCAAAAGGTCGGCACCGGCAAGCGGCTGACCACCGACGAACGCAAGAAGATGCAAAAACAACGTGAGAAAGAACTGCGCAAGTGGAAGCGCGACCAGCGAGGCAATAAACCCTAGCGCTGCAACCAGTAACCCTTGAGATTATCAGTACGCCGCGAACGACGTGCTGACCCTGAAAACCCCAGCCAGAGACCCGAGTAGTTCAGGAGAATCGTGTGCCAGTAGTCATTCGTATGAAGCAGATGGGACGGAAGCACCGTCAGTTTTTCCGCATTTGCGCCGCCAACTCGCGCAGCCCGCGCGACGGCCGCGTGATCGAGGAATTGGGCACCTATGACCCGGAGATTCCCGAGGTCGATGCCCGCGTGAATTGGAACGCCGAACGGGTGGCGTATTGGTTGAGCGTTGGCGCGCAGCCCAGCGTGAATATCAAGACGTTCATCAAGAAGTACGGCCAGCAAGGAACGCACCTCAAGGAGCAAGAGGCCGCTCGCCAGAAGCTGTCGCTGCCCAAGGTCGTGGGCCCCGCGCCGGCTCCGGTGTTCGTGCCAAGCAAAAAGTCCGAAGCAGCTCCGGCCGCCGAAGCTGCGCCCGAAGCACCTGCCCAGGAAGCCGAAGCCAGCGCCGAGAACGCCTAGTCCCGTTCTTGTCGCCGGACCGCAACCGCCATGCGATTCGATGTGCTGACCCTGTTTCCCGAAATGTTCTCGGGCTATGTGGGCCAAAGCATTTTGAAGCGGGCGATTGACCGCGGCTTGGTCGACGTGCGACTGCACGACCTGCGACGCTGGTCGCGCGACGAAAAGCACCACAAGGTGGACGACCGCCCGTACGGCGGCGGCCCCGGCATGGTGCTGCAAGTCGAGCCGGTGGTCGACGCGGTCGAGGCGGTGCGATCCGAAGGGCCCGAGCCCGGCGGCCTGATCATGCTGTCCCCCCAGGGGCGGCGGCTCGATCAGCGGTTGGTCGAGGAGTTGGCCGCGCGGCGGCGATTGGTGCTGATGTGTGGTCGCTATGAGGGGTTCGACGAACGCGTCAAACTGGTTTTGCAGCCTGAAGAGATTTCGATCGGCGACTATGTGCTGGGCGGTGGGGAAGTCGCCGCGATGGTTTTGATAGATGCCGTGGCCCGACTGGTCCCCGGCGCCTTAGGAGACGAACAAAGCAGCCGCGAAGACTCGTTCACGGGGGACGACCGGCTGCTGGAATTTGCCCAATACACCCGGCCTCGCGTGTACCGAGGTCACGAAGTGCCTGCCGTACTACTGAGTGGCGACCACGAAGCCATCGCACGCTGGCGGCAAGAACAACGCTTGGAACGAACGCGCCGCCGGCGCAATGAGCACGAAAAGGATTCACGATCATGAGCCAGAAAATTCTCGAACTCGTCGAACAAAGCAGCCTCCGCGCGGACGTCCCGTCGTTTAACGTCGGCGACACCGTGGACGTTCACTTCCGCATTCTCGAAGGCGAGAAGGAACGCATCCAGATTTTCGGCGGCACCGTCATCGCCAAGAGCGGCTCGGGCTCGCGCGAAATGTTCGTCGTCCGCCGCATCGTCCAAGGCGAAGGGGTCGAGCGCAAGTTCCCGATTCACTCGCCCCGCATCGCCAAGGTGGAAGTCAAGCGCTCGGGCATTGTCCGCCGCGCCAAGCTGTACTTCCTCCGCGATCGCGTCGGCAAGGCAGTCCGTCTGCGCGAGCGCCGCAACGAAGCCACGACTGAGAAGTAATCGCCCGCATGGATCGTTGCTTGGCGCGTTAGCGCCGCGCAACGATCGAGCCCGCCGGCCAAGCGATAAACACCCCGCCCTTCCAGGGAGGGGCAGGGGGGAGGGTGACGAGCGTCAATCTCGCGCAACCGCGCGCTCAGCCATCGGCACAAAGCGCTAGCGCGCTATATTCGGCGCGCACCCCATGAGCCCGCCGTCCCCCGACACTGTCTGCGCGTTGCTCACCGGCTCGGGTCGCGGGGCCATCGCCACGGTCGCCGTCCAAGGGCCACAAGCCGCCGAGGTTGTCGCCTCGCGTTTCCTGCCGCTGGCCCGTCGGCCTTGGCTCGGCGAACCGGTCGGCCGCGTCTCGGTCGGCCACTGGGGGAGCCGCGAGGGGGAAGAACTCGTCGTCTGTCGCCGGGCCTGCGACCTGGTCGAGATTCACGGCCACGGCGGGGCGCTCGCTTCGGCGACGATTATCAATTCGCTTGTCGCGGCCGGCTGTCGCTCGATCAGCGCCGTCGAATGGCTCGCCCGGCAACCATTGGTGCCGATCGAGCGCGCCGCGACGCTGGCCCTTTCGCGCGCTCCGACGCGCCGCGCCGCCGGTATCTTGCTCGATCAGCAACAAGGTGCCCTAAGCCAAGCGCTGCGGCAAATCGTGGCGCTGATTGGCGCGCGTCAAACGACCGCGGCCGCGCAACAGATCGCGGTGCTGTTGGCTTTTCAACAATTGGGCCTTCATCTGGTCGAGCCGTTTCGCGTGGTGCTGGCTGGGCCGCCCAATGCAGGCAAGAGTAGTCTGCTGAACGCCTTGGTCGGCCACCAGCGGGCGATCGTTTCGCCCACGCCCGGCACCACGCGCGACGCGGTAACCTCGCTGACGGCCATCGACGGTTGGCCGGTCGAACTGGTCGACACGGCCGGCCTGCGCACCAGCGACGACACGCTCGAACAAGCCGGCATGTCGCTGAGCCAAAGCAATCTGGATACGGCCGACCTGCGCGTGCTGGTCTTCGACCGCTCGCGGCCCTGGACCTCGGACGACGCAGTCCTGGCAACGGCCTGGCCCGACGCAGTGGTGGTGATGAACAAGTCCGACCTGCCGGCCGACCCGCAACCGCGCCTGCGGGGAATCGACGTCAGCGCCCGAACGGGCGCGGAGCTCGACACACTGATCGCGACGCTAGCAGCGAGGCTCGTCCTAGCGCCTCCTGCGGTTGGCGCTGCCGTGCCGTTCACGGCCGAGCAGTTCGCCGCGATTGGCGCTGTCGCTACCGCGCTCGAACGTGACGATTTTCAGCAGGCCGTTACCGTGATCGAGCAGTTGCTAGCGGACAGTTGATCCGCCAGCCCCCCGCGCGGCAAGCGATTCGTATTTACGCGCCGAACCCTTTACGGCATATTTCCTTTCCGTCGCGGCCGGTGTCTGGCACGAGCCGGCTTGCGAACCGTTGGGCGATGGATCGCTCGGCAGGTAGCGACTCGTAGAGCAAGGGACTGCACCGATGCCGCGCTCTGGCGCAAGCGCAATCACGCTCGTCACCGCGCTGGTCTGGGCCTGCCTGGTCGCCGGCACAAGCGCGCAACCGCCGCAGGTCGAGCCGCTGCCTCCATTTTCGCCGAGCGCGCCTCCTGCCGCGCCCGTCGCCACGTTATCTCCGCCGACGGCACTACCTCCAGTTGCTCCCGCGCCGCTCGCTCCGCCAGCCCCTGTAACGGTCACAGCACCGGCGACCGTCAGCGCACCGACTTCGACAAACCTCACCGCAACCGAAACGCCGGTTGAGTTGATGCCGGTCACGTTTCATGGCGTGGTGCTGGGCACCGCCACAACGGACGTGGTGAGCCGACTGTGGGGCGCACCGGTGCGGACCACGCGCAGCGGCACCGCAACGCTGAACACCTACAACGTCGCGCCGTTCGAGCGCATCGAAGTCACCTTCGTCGGCGGCAAGGCGTTGTCGATCGCGATCTACCTAAAGCAAGTTTTCGCTCCCGAAGTCCTCGCCCAGCAGTTCGAGCTGTTGAAGCTCGAACCGGTCGAGGTCAGCGACGAGCATGGCAAGCCCGTCGGCATCGCGTACCCCGAGCGAGGCGTCGCCCTGGCGCTGGCCACCGAAGTGGCGGGCCGACAGGTGGGACGTATTGTGCTCGATTGCATTGACGCCGATCCGTTCGTGCTGCGGGCCGAGTCACGACTAGCGACCAATCTGACCGGCTGCTTCGAGGATTTGACCACGGCGCTTCGGCTGGAACCAAATCATGCCCAGGGGCTCGTGCTGCAATGCCTGGCGCTCGATCGGGCGGGGCGCTATCAGGAACTTGCTGAAACGGCCCCCAAGGCGCTGGCGGTTTCGCCCGACGCGGTGCCGATCTATTTGCAGTTGGCCCGCGCGCAAGCCCGCTTGAATCACTACCAGCCGGCGCTGAACACCGTGCAACAAGCGCTCGCCAAAGTCGCCGAACAACCCGAGCAACATGCCGCGGCGCTGGTCACGCTGGCCGACATCATCGCCGATGGGCCGAAGCACGATTATCCGCTGGCGCTTGACTATCGAATGCAAGCGATCGCTCGGGCCGAGCCGTTCCTGGCCGATCAGCGCGTGGCCGTACGCCGCGTCGCGCACCAGGCCACGCTCAACGCCTTCCTGGGGGCGGCCAACGACATCGCCCGCGGCTCTTGGAAAAACAAAGCCGAGACGGTCAATCGCTGGCTCGAACGGGCGTATCAACTGGCCAACCAGTCGACCGCGCCGGCCGAGTTGACCGCCGATCGGATCATTTATTGCTGCCGCTCGCTGGCGGCGTGCGCGGCGCTGCAAGGGCAGCTCAATCCCCAGCCGTGGGTCGATGGACTGCTGGTCGAAGGGCGCAAACGCCAGGCGCAGGTCCACGACCCGTTGCTGGCCCACCGGCAAGCGTGCGAACTGGGCGTGGCCATGTGCGACGCGATGCAAGCCTTTCAGTACCGAGGCGATCGTGAAGCGGCGCTTCGCGCGGGTGGCACGGCGGTCAGCCTGTTGCAACCTGTCGCCGCGGCGCATGACGAGTTGAGCGCGATGGCCCGGGTTTACTTCCGGCTGGGCTCGATCCACGCCTTGTCCACGAACGATCACACCCAGGCGGTCGCCTGGTACGACAAAGCAGGCGAGGTCTTCGCGCGCTTGGACGAGGCCAGCGCGCCCGAGGCGGCGCTCGCCCAGGGCGAGTCGCTGATCAGCATGGGCGTCTCCTACTGGGCGGTCGGCCAGCAACAGCGCGCCGAGGAACTGACCCAGCGGGGCGTGCAAATGATCGAGGGGGTCGTCGCCGATGGCCATGCCAGCCGCCAAGCGCTGAGCGTCCCCTACGCGAATCTGGCGGCGATTCACCGCCATTTGGGCCGCGACGAGTCGGCCCGCAACTACACCGAAATGGCGGCCAAGATCAAGGCCGAGTCGGTGCGCTAACCGGCGTCTGCCGCACGCTTTGCGAACGTGCGTTCGGCTATTCGCCCCTCTTCCGCTGGGGTTCGTTGACGGTCGGGCCGGCGTCCCTATAATTCCGACATCGCGCCACCAGAGTTTACGCATTTCAAGTAACTGGTCGGCATTGCGCGGCGGATTGGCCGATGGTGACTACTGAACCATTGCCCACGCGCCAGCGTAGTTATCGGCGAGGAATTAACCCGCGAGGAGATCGGCGATCATGGCTGCCAATGTTATCGAGCTGACCGACCAGAACTTTCAAACCGAGGTGCTGCAGTCGTCAGAGCCGGTGCTGGTCGATTTCTGGGCGCCGTGGTGCGGACCTTGCCGCATGATCGCTCCGTTGATCGAAGAGCTGGCCACCCAATACCAGGGCTCGGTCAAGGTCGGCAAGGTGAACGTCGACGACAATCCGTCGGCCGCCAACAGCTACGGCGTGCAGAGCATTCCCACGCTGATGGTGTTCAAGGGCGGCGACGTGGTCGAGCGGTTCGTGGGCGTGCAGCCCAAGGCCCGCATCCAAGCCGCGCTGGACGAAGCCAAGGTCTAAGCGCTTCGGCTTGGGCCAACACGGCCACCCAATCGAATCTGGCGCGCCGGCTCCTACATCTTCATCTTCGGGTGCCATGCTCAAGGCCTTAAGCCTTGAGCATGCCGGTACACGCTTCGCACGCTCAAGCCTTCCGAGGCTGGCGAATCGAAAAAGGTGTCAGGAACCGTTTTCTTGACGGACACGTTGCTTCTCGCTAGCCTGACGGCATGGGACGTCCCTTACGAGCAGAATCGAAAAAGGTGTCAGGAACCGTTTTCTTGACGGACACGTTGCTTCTCGCTAGCCTGACGGCATGGGACGTCCCTTACGAGCAGCCGAAGGCGGATACGTTTATCACGTGCTCAATCGCGCCAATGCGCGGATGACGATCTTCGACGACGAGGCCGATTACGAAGCCTTCGAAAAGGCGCTCTGGGAGGCGGTCGAACGCACGAAGACGCGGCTGCTTTCCTATTGCGTGATGCCGAACCACTGGCACCTGGTCGTCTGGCCGCGCCAGGACGGAGAACTGTCGCGGTTCGTTGGCTGGCTGACGCTGACCCACACCCAGCGTTGGCACGCTCACCGCCGCTCGACCGGCTCGGGCCATTTGTACCAGGGGCGATTCAAGTCGTTTCCGATCCAGGAGGACGACCATCTTTACACGGCCGGTCGCTACGTCGAGCGCAACGCGCTGCGAGCGCGATTGGTCCGTCGCGCCGAGGATTGGCGTTGGTGCAGCTTGTTTCGCTGGCTGCGTGGATCGGCGGAGGACAAGGCGCTACTGGCATCCTGGCCAGTGCCTCGCAAGGCGAGTTGGACCGAGTATGTGAACGCTCCTCAGACCGAGGCCGAACTGCTGGCGATTCGTCGCAGCGTGAGCCGCGGCAATCCGCTGGGTGACGAGTCATGGAGCGATCGTGCCGTCCGGCGACTGGGCTTGGAATCGACCCTGCGTGCCCAGGGCAGGCCCAAGAAAATGGAATTCGGTTCCTGACACCTTTTTTCCCTCGAACCGTCGACGATGAACAGCCGATGCCCCAGCCAGCGGCCCGTCTCGCGGACGCATTCGGCCATCCGCGCGGTCGATTGTGTCAACAGCGTTTGCAACGCCTCGCACCGCAGTCGACCGCGGGCCTCGCAATAGGCCGAGCCGGTCACGTCACGCTGGGCCAGACGCGGCACGGCGTTGCAGGCCACGTTGCCCCACAGCACTTGCAACAGAAATAACTTCACCGTGACGACTGGATCGAGCTTGCGATCCCGCCACGTGTGCCCCGCCGCGACGCACGCGCGACGAATCGCCGCGTCGTCCAATTCCGCTTGCCAACTTTGTTTCAACCGCTCGACCGCGCCGCTGATGACACCGAACATGCTCGCGCCTCCGAACGAACCGTGATGACGACCCGTTCGTTCTACGCAGCCAACACAAAACCTCGCGATGGCTTTGACGCGACAGCAACGCTTAGCCGTTGCCACTCAAGAAACTGCGGCTATCTTGATGCCATTCGTGTCAGGAACCGTTTCGGTGACGAAACGATAAAAAGCTCCTGGCATCTTCCTCTTCTAACATCTTCCCCCTTCGCGGTACACGCTTCGCACGCTCACGCCTTAGGGGCTTGAGCGTGGCACCCAATCGGTTTCTCGACGCAAGCCAAAACGCTTGCTATCGATGCTCGCATGCGCGCGACCACGACAGCTTGCTGGCACGCGAAACTTCATTCCGGGAAAACGGCGTAAACTTTTCCGGCGCGGGCTCCGATAAACAGGCACGACACGTTGCGCGCCAGACTGTTTCCGGGGGGTAACAGTTGGCGACCTGTCCCAAACGGGTTGTGCCTGTATGAATACCTCCCACGATGCGCCTCGCGAACCAGCCGACGCCACGTCCGCCGAGGCGTCGGGCTCGGCCGTACGAATCGACGCGCCGCACGCCCTGTCCAGCGCGCTGCCGCTGGCCGAAGCGGTCGAACGGGCCAGCCACCGCGCGCTGGCCATTCACTATGCCGAAGGGGCCGACGCTGCCGACGGCGCAGCGAGCGAGCTGGCCGCCGTCGAAGCCGACACGCCGACCTGCAACGAGATGGCCCAATTGCGACTGCATGCCCGGCAGATCGCCGAGCTGCTCCGAGCGCGCCAAGACGAAATCGATCATCGCCAGTCCCAGCTCAACAGCCAGTCGGCCTCGTACGACAACCAGATGCGCGCGGCGCAGCTCTGGTTCGACAGCCGGCAACAAGAGCTGAACGACCGACTGCAACAGTTAGCCGAGCAAGAGGCCCAGCTTCCCGCGCGCGAAGCCGCGCTGGCCGAGCGCGAGCAAGCCCTGGCTGCCCGTAGCGAGCAACACGACGAACGCGAACGTCGCATCAAGGGTCACGCTCACGACACCGCCGAGCAAGCCGCCCAGATGTACGTCCGCGAAACCGAATTGAAGGCCCGCGAGAATGCCTTTGCCGATCGCGAACAGGCGCTCGCGGCCCTGACCCATTCGCTTGTCGAACGCGACGAGGCGCTTTGCCAGCGCGAGAATAACCTGGTCCAGCGGAAAATGCCTGCCGAAGAGCCCCAGGTCGACAGCGCGACACTCGCCGCCGTGGCCGAACGGGAAGCTGTCCTGGTCGCGCGCGAAGAAGAGCTGGCCAGCCGCGAGCAAACACTGGCCCGCTGGCAGGACGATCTGGCCGCGCGCAACGACGACTTGACCGATCAGCTTGAACGGCTGTCGCAGCGGATGGCTCAGTACGTCGCCCAGGTCGAAGCCGACGCCGGCTTGGCCGAGTTTGCCGACTCGTCCGAAGTCAGCGGCATTGGATTGGCCGAGTTGCAACAACGACTGGAAGCGGCGTTTGCCTTGCAGCAAATGCAGCGCGAGCAACGACTGATCGAACGCGAGCAAGGACTCGCGACCACGCGCGACGAACAGCACGAGCAAATCGCGGACGCCCTGGCCGCGCAGCGGGCGACGCTCGAAAACGAATGGCTCGAGCGGCAGGCGGCTTTCGAAGCCGAACGCCAGCAACAAGCCGTCGCCATGACCCAGTTGATGCAGACACTCGACGCCGAGCAGGGACGGCTGCAATCTCTGAGCGAGACGATCCAAGCGCGCGAAGCCGAACTGACCGAAACGGCCCGCCGATTGTCGGCCCAGGAAGAACACCTGCACGACTCGCGGGCAGCGATCCAGCAGGACTACGAACAGCTTGCCGATCGCGAAGGCACGCTGGCCGCCGAGCGGGTCGCGCTAGCCGAGCGGCAGCACGTGCCATCACTCGAAGAGCAAGCACGCGGCCTGGAACTGGACCAGCGGCTGGCGCAAATCGAACAGACCGAAGCCGACCTGCGCCACCGCGACGAGGCCTTGGAAGCGCGCGAGGAACAACTGGCCGAGTCGGAACGGCTGTTGGCCGAAGCTCAGACGCAATGGCGGCAGCAGGCCAATGCCCTGGAAGAGCAACGCCGCCGGGGCGAGGCGGAACTGCGCAACTGGCGTCGCCAATTGGCCGATGAACAGCGGACGCAACTGGCCTTGCTGGGCGAACGTCAAAGCGAGTTGGAGCGCCGCGCCGAACAACTCGATCACCGCCAGGCCGCCGTGGCGCAGGCCCAATCGGACGTGGCCACCTTGCACCGCGAAACACTGGAACTACGGCTATCGACCGAGGAGATGTGGGCTCAGCTTACCGGCGCGGTCCCGCCGGACGTGCTCGGGCAAACCCTCGGCGAGACGCGGCGGCGGCTGGCCGATCATTATCGCGCGGCAACGGCCGAACTCGACACGCGCCAGGCGGAACTGCAGCGGCTGCGTGCCGAGCTAGGAGCGCAACACGATCGTCTGCGTCGCCAGGCGGCCGAGATGGAAACCTGGGTGACGCAGCGCCGGCAGGAGCTCGACAACATCTCGGGCGAGCTATCGGCTCGCGAGACGGCGCTGGCCGAGCGGAGCCAGGAGCAACTGCGACAGCAAGAGCAACTGGCCGAGCAGCGGTTCCGCTGGCAGCAAGAGCTGCGGCGCTGGGCGCTCGACACGGCGACGACCATGCCGGCGGGGCCGCACCTGGTGCGACGTCTGGCCGGGGTGGAGAGCGCGACGCGGGTGGCGGCGTCGTAACGATACCAGCGGCCTCTACAAATCGCCGGTGCGGCTGCGCAAATCGGCGCCGGCCCGTTGCAGATGGTCCATCTGGTTCAACGTCATCAGCCGGAACTGCACGCCCCATTCGACCATGCTGATCGAGCCGTTGTAGAGCATGAACGGGTTGCGCTCGGCGGGCACTTCGAGGCAAGCTTTGATGGCCGCGGTCAGGATGCCGCCGTGGGCCACGACCACGACCGCTTCGTAGCCCGTCTCGCGGATCGCCTCCAAAGCCGCGCTGCCGCGTTGCATCAAATCGCGGCGTGACTCCCCCTGGGGAATGCGATAATCGGGCTGCTGTGACCGCCAGGCTTGCCCCGCGGCCGGAAAGCGCTCGGCGATCTCGGACCAGAGCAGGCCCTGGAAGACACCAGCGTTGAGCTCGCGCAACCGTTCGTCGGCCACAATCGGCAGGCCGAGCGCCGCGGCGACGGGCCGGGCCGTGTCGTAGGCGCGGCGCAGCGGGCTCGCGTAGAGGGCCTGAATCTCGCGTCCTTGGAACTCGGCGGCCACGGCCCGGGCTTGTTGATGCCCCAACTCGGAAAGAGGAACGTCAAGCTGCCCTTGGATGCGACCTTCGGCATTGAAGGCGCTTTCACCGTGGCGAATCAAATAGAGAATCATGCCGCAGGCTTACTCAGGAACCACGATCGGCTCGGTCGAAGGCGTCGCGCGATGAAAGAACAGGGCTACATGTGACGCGCGAGCCCTTGGCCCTGCCGCTAAACGGCTTAACGACTTAGCGACGACGCCACGCTTACTCTTCAAACCACTTCCAGCTCATCTTGGCCGACATTTCGCGCTCGGCCGATTGAGCCCACGGCGTGCCGGCATAATCCTTGACGATGTGGTTCAAATAGTCGCGCGACTTGGACGCCATTTTGTCCAACACGCTGACGTTCATCGGATCGTCCACTTGCTTGAGCACCCAAAAATGGTGATTCGGATCCTGGAACTTGCGGCCGCCTTTCATTTGACCGGTCATTTCCAGAAAACCCTGGTGGCGCGATTTGGCCGCCGCGGCGCGGGCATAGGCCAGCTCGAACGCCACGCGCCAGCGTTTATCGCCCGGGGCAGTCAGCTTGGCCAGGTCCGGCTCGCCCGGCTTCAGCGCGTCGATGTATGAGTCGACGCCCATCATCACCTTGGCGACCGGCTTCTGGGCCGCGTCCAACGCACGATTGCGCCGCACTTCGTCGGAATTGTCAAAACTGGTGGAAAAGTTGTGCAACACCTCGGCTCGCGACAACTGGGCCGCCTTGATCAGCGAGCTGCGAGCCTTGTTCGATTCGACCTGCTTCTGGTACTCGGCTTCCGAGACATATTGCGGTTCAAAACCCTTGAGCGGCGAGCCACCGTGCGTGAGCACGAAGTAATTGCCGTCGGTTTCGCGGCACAGGCGAGCCAGATGATACGGCCCGATGCCGGTTTCGATACTCGACGGGTCGAACATTCCGCCGGGGGAATCGAGGTGAATCCAGTCGACATCGTGCGAGTCGGGGCCTTGCATCACGCGCACTTCGCCCGGCTTGGGTTCCCCCTCGGCCAACCGGTTGAACCCTTCGACGGTGCCGAACAGAGCCGATGGCCCCACGACCTGCACGGGAATGCCGTACGGAGTGAGCTTGGGCAGCACTTCGTCAATCGTCAGCCGGTCATTGCCGACCTCGTCGGTTACTACCACCAGCGTGACGAAGCGGCCTTTCTTTTTACGATAGTCGATGATCTTGTCAGTGGCGGCTTTGATGGCCCCGAACGTGTTCTCGACAAAGCCATCATCGGTCGAGATGTTGCCGACCGCTTTTTGGACATTGTCGGCGTTGGCTTCGGGGGACTCGGTGATGAAGTTGAAATCAGCGCCGAACTGGCCCACCATCGTCAACAATGTGGCGTCGCCCCCTTCGCCGGTCGGGTTCAGACGCTTG includes the following:
- a CDS encoding 50S ribosome-binding GTPase — its product is MSPPSPDTVCALLTGSGRGAIATVAVQGPQAAEVVASRFLPLARRPWLGEPVGRVSVGHWGSREGEELVVCRRACDLVEIHGHGGALASATIINSLVAAGCRSISAVEWLARQPLVPIERAATLALSRAPTRRAAGILLDQQQGALSQALRQIVALIGARQTTAAAQQIAVLLAFQQLGLHLVEPFRVVLAGPPNAGKSSLLNALVGHQRAIVSPTPGTTRDAVTSLTAIDGWPVELVDTAGLRTSDDTLEQAGMSLSQSNLDTADLRVLVFDRSRPWTSDDAVLATAWPDAVVVMNKSDLPADPQPRLRGIDVSARTGAELDTLIATLAARLVLAPPAVGAAVPFTAEQFAAIGAVATALERDDFQQAVTVIEQLLADS
- the rplS gene encoding 50S ribosomal protein L19, whose protein sequence is MSQKILELVEQSSLRADVPSFNVGDTVDVHFRILEGEKERIQIFGGTVIAKSGSGSREMFVVRRIVQGEGVERKFPIHSPRIAKVEVKRSGIVRRAKLYFLRDRVGKAVRLRERRNEATTEK
- the ffh gene encoding signal recognition particle protein, encoding MFESLQENLSDAIRRLSGKAVLTEANMREGLALVERSLLEADVSYQVVKDFMARVSQDAVGEKVLKSLNPGHQVVQSVYRELVDLMGPVDHSLHLKPTTTVLMMCGLQGAGKTTTCGKLARMIRDRGRKPMLVAADLQRPAAIEQLKNLGAQLGIPVYSETGATDPVAVCQNAVKQATADGVQVVILDTAGRLHIDDELMEQLKKIDRRVEPGQVYLVVDAMTGQDAVNSAKAFNEALELDGVIMTKLDGDTRGGAALSVKAVTGVPIKFVGTGEHLDSLEEFHPDRMAGRILGQGDILTLVEQAQQKFDQDEMARQQEAMAKGQFTLEHFRQMMDQTSKLGPLNKIIGMIPGMGAMKNMLGDVDTDKQFRRLRGIIDSMTPEERRNPTKSIDQSRRRRIASGAGVEPAEVNDLVKQYDVMAGQMKAMMSMGMGGKMKAMREMQSQMMASPTGGLAKQKVGTGKRLTTDERKKMQKQREKELRKWKRDQRGNKP
- a CDS encoding histidine phosphatase family protein translates to MILYLIRHGESAFNAEGRIQGQLDVPLSELGHQQARAVAAEFQGREIQALYASPLRRAYDTARPVAAALGLPIVADERLRELNAGVFQGLLWSEIAERFPAAGQAWRSQQPDYRIPQGESRRDLMQRGSAALEAIRETGYEAVVVVAHGGILTAAIKACLEVPAERNPFMLYNGSISMVEWGVQFRLMTLNQMDHLQRAGADLRSRTGDL
- the rpsP gene encoding 30S ribosomal protein S16, giving the protein MPVVIRMKQMGRKHRQFFRICAANSRSPRDGRVIEELGTYDPEIPEVDARVNWNAERVAYWLSVGAQPSVNIKTFIKKYGQQGTHLKEQEAARQKLSLPKVVGPAPAPVFVPSKKSEAAPAAEAAPEAPAQEAEASAENA
- the trmD gene encoding tRNA (guanosine(37)-N1)-methyltransferase TrmD produces the protein MRFDVLTLFPEMFSGYVGQSILKRAIDRGLVDVRLHDLRRWSRDEKHHKVDDRPYGGGPGMVLQVEPVVDAVEAVRSEGPEPGGLIMLSPQGRRLDQRLVEELAARRRLVLMCGRYEGFDERVKLVLQPEEISIGDYVLGGGEVAAMVLIDAVARLVPGALGDEQSSREDSFTGDDRLLEFAQYTRPRVYRGHEVPAVLLSGDHEAIARWRQEQRLERTRRRRNEHEKDSRS
- the trxA gene encoding thioredoxin; this translates as MAANVIELTDQNFQTEVLQSSEPVLVDFWAPWCGPCRMIAPLIEELATQYQGSVKVGKVNVDDNPSAANSYGVQSIPTLMVFKGGDVVERFVGVQPKARIQAALDEAKV
- a CDS encoding transposase, which gives rise to MGRPLRAAEGGYVYHVLNRANARMTIFDDEADYEAFEKALWEAVERTKTRLLSYCVMPNHWHLVVWPRQDGELSRFVGWLTLTHTQRWHAHRRSTGSGHLYQGRFKSFPIQEDDHLYTAGRYVERNALRARLVRRAEDWRWCSLFRWLRGSAEDKALLASWPVPRKASWTEYVNAPQTEAELLAIRRSVSRGNPLGDESWSDRAVRRLGLESTLRAQGRPKKMEFGS